One segment of Pyricularia oryzae 70-15 chromosome 3, whole genome shotgun sequence DNA contains the following:
- a CDS encoding excitatory amino acid transporter 2 produces MSNPTPVGAAPERPSEKTVAMENDATRQDSYSSGSPAHEPQGFSEETQKRPIHRRLIDSAKTPGSAIQIVIAAVVAIAIGLIVTTQVDTVPKAVIPILSIPGDLWLRALKAVVLPLIMTAMILAVIRLKEMTGGGAKLAKWTVGYYVITTIISILVTCLLTGLAWRRLMIEVRGDALAMDDDQKDLVAERSENEPHTVVVTLFRSFITDNIFRSLAEAELLAILIVSVVLGSIINPTGRLIPAIEEVEKMVTKIITFLIKVAPIGVFFLILPNLLRLNIEDIGINLGVLIGAALAGMFLHLFVIVPAIYFFVVRENPYSMWFKSSPAWVTAWGTASSAATLPVTMRETIARGVPKTVAKFTVPLGCLINMDGTAIYFPICVVFLAQTQGIELSPVQYIIIALLATLASIGTTPIPSSSLVLTVMIANSVDVPVTGMYAVIVAIDWFIDRFRTAVNVSSDIYAAKILTKITGITDDGLDKPENTSDEELAREHYAPAPVVDNTHRV; encoded by the exons CCGGCGCACGAGCCTCAAGGATTCTCCGAGGAGACACAGAAGCGGCCAATTCACCGCAGGCTGATCGATTCCGCCAAGACGCCCGGTTCGGCCATTCAGATCGTCATTGCGGCCGTGGTCGCCATCGCCATCGGCCTGATCGTCACCACCCAGGTCGACACCGTCCCAAAGGCGGTGATACCAATCCTCAGCATCCCCGGTGACCTGTGGCTGCGTGCCCTCAAGGCTGTTGTTCTGCCCCTCATCATGACGGCCATGATTCTCGCCGTTATCAGGCTCAAGGAAATGACTGGCGGCGGTGCGAAGCTCGCCAAGTGGACTGTCGGATATTATGTCATCACAACAATCATCTCCATCTTGGTTACCTGTCTCCTGACCGGCCTTGCCTGGCGCAGATTGATGATTGAGGTGCGGGGCGACGCGTTGGCCATGGATGACGACCAAAAGGATCTTGTCGCAGAGCGCAGCGAGAATGAGCCGCACACAGTGGTTGTGACCCTTTTCCGCTCATTCATCACCGACAACATCTTCAGGTCCCttgccgaggccgagctcctcGCCATCTTGATCGTCTCGGTCGTCCTTGGATCTATCATCAACCCCACTGGGCGCCTCATCCCGGCCATTGAGGAGGTGGAGAAGATGGTCACCAAAATCATCACCTTCCTCATCAAGGTGGCACCCATCGGCGTCTTCTTTCTGATTCTGCCCAACCTGCTTCGACTCAACATTGAAGACATCGGCATCAACCTGGGCGTTTTGATCGGCGCGGCGCTTGCAGGCATGTTCCTGCACCTCTTCGTCATCGTCCCGGCCATTTACTTTTTCGTCGTCCGCGAGAACCCTTACTCCATGTGGTTCAAGTCGTCGCCTGCTTGGGTGACAGCCTGGGGTACGGCGTCGTCTGCTGCCACGCTTCCTGTCACCATGCGCGAGACCATCGCTCGCGGCGTGCCAAAGACTGTGGCCAAGTTTACCGTCCCGCTCGGTTGCTTGATCAACATGGATGG AACCGCCATCTACTTCCCCATCTGCGTCGTCTTCCTGGCCCAGACCCAGGGCATCGAGCTGAGCCCGGTGCAGTACATCATTATTGCCCTGCTGGCTACACTGGCTTCCATCGGCACCACGCCCatcccgtcgtcgtcgctggtCCTCACCGTCATGATTGCCAACTCGGTCGACGTTCCCGTCACGGGCATGTACGCCGTCATTGTGGCCATCGACTGGTTTATCGACCGCTTCCGTACTGCCGTCAACGTCTCGAGCGACATTTACGCCGCCAAGATCCTTACCAAGATTACCGGCATCACCGACGATGGTCTGGACAAGCCCGAAAACACATCGGACGAGGAGTTGGCCCGAGAGCACTACGCCCCCGCTCCGGTGGTGGATAACACCCACCGCGTCTAA
- a CDS encoding nicotinamide mononucleotide permease has protein sequence MADKTERPVAEQDDDIGKDVDAPMVGGLTMPAKLAALSEDEYRRLGRKATLKMDLIIMPIMVVMYILNYLDRQNIASAKLANIERDLSLSPVQYQTAVSILFVGYILMQIPSNMIVGKIKWPGLYICLGMAAWGIVSALMAIVHNYGGLLAARIFLGFVEAIFFPGALYFLSLFYNRRQYAFRTAILYSGSQLGNAFGGLFAIAILNLEGKHGLEGWRWLFLVEGVMTTGLAIIFAFILPNSNKKILTLTEEECEWVQWNFIKDQGQEDNSDEITATRGLVLALTDVKTWLLCGTLYATYIVGAVVNFFPSVVGGLGYDRNTTYGLTAPPFILCVFCMLINGFHSDRTQERFWHVVGPLGVTLVANVIAVSTLSIGARYTAMMLLPASFYSSAVVTLSWITGSLSQPAAKRASAIALINALCNTPNIWASYLYGGAPRFLVAFIVNLAATGLAIGFAAATRVYLGRQNAKLDRGQTLGKNGPTEAQLAGNYRYLL, from the exons ATGGCAGACAAGACCGAGAGGCCTGTGGCAGAACAGGATGACGACATCGGGAAGGATGTTGACGCGCCGATGGTCGGAGGGTTGACCATGCCGGCGAAGTTGGCGGCGCTCAGCGAGGACGAGTACCGACGGTTGGGTCGCAAGGCGACTCTGAAGATGGACTTGATCATCATGCCCATCATGGTGGTCATGTATATCCTCAACTATCTGGATCGGCAAAACATTGCTTCGGCAAAGCTGGCCAACATCGAGCGCGACCTGAGCCTAAGCCCTGTCCAGTACCAGACGGCCGTTTCCATTCTTTTTGTTGGATACA TTCTGATGCAAATCCCTTCGAACATGATTGTGGGCAAGATCAAGTGGCCAGGCCTGTATATCTGTCTCGGCATGGCTGCTTGGGGTATCGTCAGCGCGCTGATGGCCATTGTTCACAACTACGGTGGCCTACTCGCCGCCCGCATATTTCTGGGTTTTGTCGAAGCCATCTTCTTTCCCGGCGCGCTGTATTTCCTGTCGCTCTTCTACAACCGCAGACAGTACGCCTTCCGTACCGCCATTCTTTACTCGGGATCCCAGCTCGGCAATGCCTTTGGAGGTCTTTTTGCAATCGCCATCCTAAACCTCGAAGGGAAGCATGGGCTTGAGGGCTGGCGTTGGCTGTTCCTTGTGGAGGGTGTTATGACCACCGGCTTGGCAATCATTTTTGCCTTTATACTGCCCAATTCCAACAAGAAAATCCTGACCTTGACGGAGGAAGAGTGCGAGTGGGTTCAATGGAACTTTATCAAAGACCAGGGGCAGGAGGACAACTCGGACGAGATCACGGCGACCAGGGGCCTTGTCCTGGCGCTGACCGACGTCAAGACGTGGCTGCTCTGCGGCACCCTGTATGCGACCTACATCGTCGGGGCCGTCGTCAACTTCTTTCCCTCCGTGGTTGGTGGGCTGGGGTACGACCGCAACACGACCTACGGTCTGACGGCTCCCCCGTTCATCCTTTGCGTCTTTTGCATGCTCATCAACGGCTTCCATTCGGACCGGACGCAGGAGCGGTTCTGGCACGTGGTGGGCCCGCTGGGCGTGACGCTGGTGGCCAACGTCATTGCCGTCTCGACGCTGTCTATCGGGGCGAGGTACACGGCCATGATGCTGCTCCCGGCGTCGTTTTACTCGTCTGCCGTCGTGACGCTTTCGTGGATCACGGGCTCCCTGTCGCAGCCGGCGGCCAAGCGCGCCTCCGCCATCGCGCTCATCAACGCGCTCTGCAACACGCCCAACATCTGGGCTAGCTATCTCTACGGCGGCGCTCCGCGGTTCCTCGTAGCCTTCATCGTCAACCTAGCTGCCACGGGGCTGGCTATCGGGTTCGCGGCCGCGACGAGGGTGTACCTGGGCAGGCAGAACGCGAAGCTGGACCGTGGTCAAACGCTGGGGAAAAACGGACCGACGGAAGCACAGCTCGCGGGGAATTACCGGTATTTGCTGTGA
- a CDS encoding CAMK protein kinase, with the protein MASATGSPAGHLKAVGNENQHPFKPKASKPRKFPKPKGKREQGKPIEQLDGRDQSLRVRDSSVVLNGPPKKTAQLEPVATAKLTTESDRDGGAVEDPPPRDEYDVDAGDNGLGKVGNVARKEVKCISSAGYGSVHLQEYYRRRNNGDDTAKKQILKRCLPVVKKLPKPKGQEALDVEHFASELTATTKLSQLQYHYHFVESMGWYEDPDHLYVTMEYLALGDLESQLLSGTKISDPDGKALARQILVALRYVHEAGFAHRDVKPSNILIKEMPPNGSWWIKLGGFGISKAFRQQNSLVNTAGGSLDFMAPELLMLSSAQPGQAALSQLEKAQRADVWAAGETLFQILTRTSSFAGNMRRLIGYVDGHVEFPRAELLHNNVSLGGEAFIKYLMTPNPILRPTVQAALTHGWVARQDCLSTLQITMDKRLASLGQLPPGAVLSPDGKLVLIWTEAKATLFNVRSGQAIIQNVKELDEGLEISNASFIDPTQFVLAIYEPEQSHYTIWGFQVRPGVTHRDTTYWKHFKKEFLQCTVTVFVFCPPPYTWFGANELFLVTSSQHNLLAMAKGRDIMITALREPHGNQENLDETPAERHYIDVPTDVTIKKLCLSPSGRILVAAAPDAIMIYDTGIGKSTEPKLRERIPCPPETGEMAICPVRKTFAVTTRDAQGTFISIWDAQTPCWVRWYQVVAGVSTSVRSLSFSADGKYLAVLRGDGVLVVCHVERGDNRGQVCYDTGETSLGKVAFPVEGSSDVFTISSVCKGGRTTVFRLGPSVD; encoded by the coding sequence ATGGCTTCAGCGACGGGCAGTCCAGCAGGGCACCTGAAAGCAGTTGGAAACGAGAATCAGCATCCTTTCAAGCCCAAAGCATCCAAACCGCGCAAATTTCCAAAACCAAAGGGCAAGCGCGAACAAGGAAAGCCGATTGAACAACTGGATGGTAGGGATCAAAGCCTGAGGGTGAGGGATTCATCGGTTGTGCTTAATGGCCCACCAAAAAAGACTGCCCAGCTTGAGCCTGTCGCCACCGCCAAGCTCACCACAGAATCCGACAGAGACGGTGGTGCCGTAGAGGATCCGCCCCCTCGGGACGAATATGATGTCGACGCTGGAGATAACGGTCTCGGCAAAGTTGGCAACGTCGCTCGGAAGGAAGTCAAATGTATTAGTTCCGCTGGGTACGGCAGTGTCCATCTCCAGGAGTATTATCGTCGCAGGAACAATGGGGACGACACGGCCAAGAAACAAATCCTCAAGAGGTGTCTTCCCGTCGTCAAGAAGCTGCCCAAGCCAAAAGGACAAGAGGCGCTAGATGTTGAGCATTTTGCCAGTGAGCTGACTGCTACAACAAAACTGTCACAGCTTCAGTACCACTACCACTTTGTCGAATCAATGGGATGGTATGAAGATCCTGATCATCTCTACGTCACCATGGAATATCTTGCTCTTGGCGACTTGGAGAGCCAGCTTTTATCTGGGACCAAGATCTCAGATCCAGATGGAAAAGCCCTTGCCAGACAGATTTTGGTGGCCTTGCGCTATGTGCATGAGGCCGGGTTTGCGCATCGAGATGTCAAACCGTCAAATATACTGATAAAGGAAATGCCTCCCAACGGCAGTTGGTGGATCAAGCTCGGCGGCTTTGGCATCAGCAAAGCCTTTCGGCAACAGAACAGTCTGGTCAACACAGCTGGCGGCAGTCTTGACTTCATGGCCCCAGAGCTGCTCATGCTGTCCAGCGCCCAACCAGGCCAGGCTGCGTTGTCGCAGTTGGAAAAGGCTCAGAGGGCAGACGTTTGGGCGGCGGGAGAGACCTTGTTCCAAATTTTGACCAGGACATCATCCTTTGCTGGCAACATGAGACGCTTGATAGGGTATGTGGACGGACACGTGGAGTTCCCGAGGGCTGAGCTGCTGCACAACAATGTTAGCCTCGGAGGAGAGGCGTTCATAAAGTACTTGATGACGCCGAACCCGATACTACGGCCTACTGTACAGGCTGCCCTGACGCATGGATGGGTGGCAAGGCAAGACTGTCTCAGTACTCTACAGATTACGATGGACAAACGCTTGGCTTCTTTGGGACAGCTTCCACCGGGGGCAGTATTGTCACCAGATGGAAAGCTTGTGTTGATCTGGACTGAGGCCAAAGCGACATTGTTCAACGTCCGCAGTGGCCAAGCCATCATACAGAATGTAAAGGAGCTAGATGAGGGCTTGGAGATCAGTAATGCTTCCTTTATCGATCCCACACAGTTTGTTCTCGCCATCTACGAGCCCGAGCAGTCGCATTACACGATTTGGGGATTTCAAGTACGCCCAGGTGTAACCCACCGGGATACCACGTACTGGAAACACTTCAAAAAAGAATTTCTCCAATGCACAGTAACTGTCTTCGTATTTTGCCCGCCTCCTTACACGTGGTTTGGTGCCAATGAACTCTTCCTTGTCACTTCCTCGCAGCACAATCTGCTTGCCATGGCCAAGGGCAGGGACATTATGATCACAGCGTTGCGAGAGCCCCATGGGAACCAGGAAAACCTGGATGAAACCCCTGCAGAGCGGCACTATATAGACGTACCCActgatgttacgatcaagaaGCTTTGCCTCTCACCCAGTGGTCGTATACTAGTTGCCGCTGCCCCTGACGCCATCATGATATATGACACAGGAATCGGCAAGTCAACCGAACCAAAACTGCGCGAGCGCATCCCCTGCCCACCTGAGACGGGCGAGATGGCCATCTGCCCCGTCCGCAAGACGTTTGCGGTGACGACCAGagatgcccagggcaccTTCATCAGCATATGGGACGCCCAGACACCCTGCTGGGTCCGGTGGTACCAGGTCGTCGCAGGAGTCAGCACCAGTGTGCGCTCATTGTCGTTTAGTGCAGACGGAAAGTATCTCGCGGTGCTCCGTGGAGATGGCGTGCTGGTGGTCTGTCACGTCGAGCGGGGAGATAATCGTGGGCAGGTCTGCTACGATACTGGAGAGACGTCGCTCGGGAAGGTGGCTTTCCCCGTGGAGGGCAGTTCTGATGTGTTTACGATTTCGTCGGTGTGCAAAGGAGGTAGGACGACTGTTTTTCGACTTGGCCCATCGGTGGATTGA